One Papaver somniferum cultivar HN1 chromosome 10, ASM357369v1, whole genome shotgun sequence genomic window carries:
- the LOC113319718 gene encoding uncharacterized protein LOC113319718 isoform X1: MLHIGSMPHNPQCSIQMHFSVSLEIASHPYVNPFPLCSGGHITIPIYGKGCYLGYNLVNTLLGIFWRFDITFHFSRMQCSQIRRKNGNKSINQVTKKSSGHQICTFKLSIPFLFGGFLIILKKLIRFSRLLESLFSYVQYALKFSFRFHTNDIWIMH; this comes from the exons ATGCTTCACATCGGATCTATGCCTCATAATCCTCAATGCAGTATTC AAATGCATTTCTCAGTTTCATTGGAGATCGCTTCACATCCATATGTCAACCCATTTCCACTCT GCTCGGGCGGCCATATAACTATCCCTATTTACGGCAAGGGTTGCTATTTGGGTTACAATTTGGTGAATACGTTACTGGGCATTTTTTGGCGTTTTGATATAACATTTCACTTCAG CAGGATGCAATGCAGTCAAATCAGGAGAAAGAACGGAAACAAAAGCATCAATCAAGTGACAAA GAAAAGTAGCGGCCACCAAATTTGTACTTTCAAATTATCCATTCCCTTCCTATTTGGTGGCTTTCTCATCATCCTCAAGAAACTAATTA GGTTCTCGCGGCTTTTAGAGTCTCTCTTCAGTTATGTACAGTATGCCCTTAAATTTTCCTTCAG GTTTCACACCAATGACATATGGATTATGCACTGA
- the LOC113319718 gene encoding uncharacterized protein LOC113319718 isoform X2, whose protein sequence is MHFSVSLEIASHPYVNPFPLCSGGHITIPIYGKGCYLGYNLVNTLLGIFWRFDITFHFSRMQCSQIRRKNGNKSINQVTKKSSGHQICTFKLSIPFLFGGFLIILKKLIRFSRLLESLFSYVQYALKFSFRFHTNDIWIMH, encoded by the exons ATGCATTTCTCAGTTTCATTGGAGATCGCTTCACATCCATATGTCAACCCATTTCCACTCT GCTCGGGCGGCCATATAACTATCCCTATTTACGGCAAGGGTTGCTATTTGGGTTACAATTTGGTGAATACGTTACTGGGCATTTTTTGGCGTTTTGATATAACATTTCACTTCAG CAGGATGCAATGCAGTCAAATCAGGAGAAAGAACGGAAACAAAAGCATCAATCAAGTGACAAA GAAAAGTAGCGGCCACCAAATTTGTACTTTCAAATTATCCATTCCCTTCCTATTTGGTGGCTTTCTCATCATCCTCAAGAAACTAATTA GGTTCTCGCGGCTTTTAGAGTCTCTCTTCAGTTATGTACAGTATGCCCTTAAATTTTCCTTCAG GTTTCACACCAATGACATATGGATTATGCACTGA